A genomic segment from Lignipirellula cremea encodes:
- a CDS encoding efflux RND transporter periplasmic adaptor subunit yields the protein MVPRSPGQPAAAAFLIAVLAAASGCEGPTASSKAPAPQSANSPPRQVEVVEISWQPWADTVRLQGSLLGDQQSVVGSRLPGLVERVEVDLGATVHQGDVLVELDRRELELRVAQAAAELHQSCSAIGLTPDQSEHDVVRENSPGVMLEQALVDEARANLSRAQGLLDRKIVTESEYERLSAQLKTAEARYRSSLNAVSEQIALIGVKRAELALANQQLTESVIKAPYDGVVSQRHVSPGEYVQVGQGLVTIVRTDTLRFTAGVPERKARDIQPGQTIRIELEGESQPIIASVSRISPLINASSRARWIEADVANPQLRLQAGLFARARVVVNEDAQALAIPLSAVREFAGVQKAWVVRDGVAAECRIQTGRAEADRIEILSGLEPGDLVVRNSKDGKAGAAVAVREDPAPAMHVVSESGG from the coding sequence ATGGTTCCCAGATCCCCAGGGCAACCCGCGGCCGCTGCGTTTTTGATCGCCGTCCTGGCGGCGGCAAGCGGTTGTGAAGGCCCGACAGCTTCTTCCAAGGCGCCGGCTCCGCAGTCAGCGAACAGCCCGCCGCGACAGGTCGAGGTGGTCGAAATTTCCTGGCAGCCCTGGGCCGATACGGTTCGCCTGCAGGGCAGCCTGCTGGGCGACCAGCAATCGGTGGTTGGCTCCCGGTTACCCGGCCTGGTGGAACGGGTCGAGGTCGATCTTGGCGCCACGGTGCACCAGGGCGACGTGCTGGTGGAACTGGATCGCCGCGAACTGGAGCTCCGCGTCGCCCAGGCGGCGGCAGAACTGCACCAGTCCTGCTCGGCGATCGGGCTGACACCTGACCAGTCGGAACACGATGTCGTCCGTGAGAACTCGCCGGGCGTCATGCTGGAGCAGGCCCTGGTTGATGAAGCCCGAGCCAATCTTTCCCGCGCTCAGGGATTGCTGGATCGGAAGATCGTCACCGAAAGCGAATACGAACGCCTGTCGGCGCAACTCAAAACGGCCGAAGCACGCTACCGTTCCTCTTTGAATGCGGTAAGCGAGCAGATCGCCCTGATCGGCGTCAAGCGGGCCGAGTTGGCGCTCGCGAACCAGCAACTGACCGAATCGGTCATCAAGGCGCCCTACGACGGCGTGGTTTCCCAGCGGCACGTATCGCCCGGCGAGTACGTTCAGGTGGGGCAGGGACTGGTGACGATTGTCCGCACCGACACCTTGCGATTTACGGCCGGCGTGCCGGAGCGGAAAGCCCGCGACATCCAGCCCGGTCAGACGATCCGTATCGAGCTGGAAGGGGAGTCCCAGCCGATCATCGCCAGCGTGTCGCGCATCAGTCCGCTGATCAATGCTTCCAGTCGGGCCCGCTGGATCGAAGCCGACGTCGCCAATCCCCAGCTGCGACTGCAGGCCGGGCTGTTCGCCAGGGCCCGCGTTGTCGTTAACGAGGACGCCCAGGCGTTGGCCATTCCGCTCTCGGCGGTGCGGGAGTTTGCCGGCGTGCAAAAGGCCTGGGTTGTCCGCGACGGGGTAGCGGCCGAATGCCGGATACAAACGGGTCGAGCGGAAGCAGATCGGATCGAGATCCTCAGCGGCCTGGAACCGGGCGACCTTGTGGTGCGGAACTCCAAAGACGGCAAAGCCGGCGCCGCCGTCGCCGTGCGGGAAGATCCGGCGCCCGCCATGCATGTGGTCTCGGAATCCGGCGGTTGA
- a CDS encoding efflux RND transporter permease subunit, producing the protein MQWLAEVCVRRPVFAVMLIVALVVAGSVSYMQLGVDRYPNIDMPTVRVWASYPGSASAEVESEVTQVLEDAVATVAGLREQRSITNDGACVVFLTFELERDIDTATQDVRDAVASVLSRLPPGIDPPIVRKQDLDDTPIMSLVVSGDRSGRELFFLADRYVKSVIESARGVGEVEIKGATDRAIQVNIEADRLAAHRLSIIEVRQALVTQNAEIPGGRVDAGSRELSLRTLGRVPSAREFNDLVVNTIDGVPVRIADLGEALDLQKEIRTAARFDGQPAVVLEIQRQSGENTVEVIEAIKERLSKAQELLPADVQINVLQDQSRYIHAAMHEIQNHLVTGSILASIVVLLFMRSWRSTLIAAVAIPTSIIGAFAVMKALDFSLNNVTMLALVLMVGVVIDDAIVVLENVFRMIEEKGLPPVAAAIRGTREIGMAVLATTLSLVIVFLPVSFLSSVTGRLLFQFGITATVAILISMLVSFTLTPMMCSRMLRPAVPVAGGTAGSRRGFYGLLESSYMLCLRLSLRFRWAVVAVALVVMASNVPLYSLVKQDYIPTNVDEGEFQVRIYAPEGATPSAMERVLDEVETEIRSIEGITHVLSTIGAAAGSIRSANSAQLYVQLENFEQRTFSLSRLWKACWQGDPAQAFAGNYNQRVKMQAVRNVFRDQPELRASVRNLTSFRQGAPVDIDFITTGPSLKTLAEYSDRLREKASQIPGIVDADTTLRIDKPNLLAHIDRERAAVMGVDIQAIAETLRIAVGGDDRVSRFYDDQADDAYDVELRLVGVDRGDPASISQLYVPAQSPANSLYDQPLMSGLGASDDAVALTRLDNLVRFEEGYSPSRIDRFDRQRMVAVRANVDSGYALADRLTALRAAAVEVGLPPGYSNQVLGRGRELEETLDDFFWTLLLSFVFMYIVLAAQYEHFIHPLTILLSLPIAVPFGLFSLWLGGETLNLFSALGILVLFGVVKKAAILQIDHMNQLRQDGMPRDEAIFQANRDRLRPILMTAISFIAGMLPLLIATGPGAEERRSIAVLVVGGQTLSLLLTLVAVPVFYSIFDDFGNLFYRAPAAREEEPAAEEDAELAVAQAE; encoded by the coding sequence TTGCAATGGTTAGCTGAAGTTTGCGTACGTCGCCCTGTGTTTGCGGTGATGTTGATCGTCGCCCTGGTGGTAGCGGGCTCCGTTTCCTACATGCAGCTGGGGGTGGACCGTTACCCCAACATCGACATGCCGACCGTGCGGGTCTGGGCGTCGTATCCGGGTTCGGCCTCGGCTGAGGTGGAGTCGGAAGTCACCCAGGTGCTGGAAGACGCAGTGGCCACGGTCGCTGGTCTGCGCGAACAGCGTTCGATTACCAATGACGGCGCCTGTGTGGTCTTTTTGACGTTTGAGCTGGAACGGGATATCGATACCGCCACGCAGGACGTACGCGATGCGGTGGCCAGCGTGCTCTCCCGGTTGCCGCCCGGCATTGATCCGCCGATTGTGCGCAAGCAGGATCTCGACGACACGCCGATCATGTCGCTGGTCGTGTCGGGAGACCGTTCGGGCCGCGAACTGTTCTTCCTGGCCGACCGCTATGTCAAAAGCGTGATCGAGAGCGCGCGGGGCGTGGGCGAAGTGGAGATCAAAGGCGCCACCGACCGCGCGATCCAGGTCAACATCGAAGCCGATCGGCTGGCCGCCCATCGGCTCTCGATTATCGAAGTCCGCCAGGCGCTGGTCACGCAGAATGCAGAAATCCCTGGCGGCCGGGTCGACGCGGGATCTCGCGAGTTAAGCCTGCGCACGCTGGGCCGGGTGCCCAGCGCCCGGGAGTTCAACGACCTGGTGGTGAACACGATCGACGGCGTGCCGGTGCGCATTGCCGACCTGGGCGAGGCGCTGGATCTGCAGAAGGAGATCCGCACGGCCGCCCGCTTCGACGGCCAGCCCGCCGTGGTCCTGGAAATCCAGCGGCAGTCCGGGGAGAACACGGTCGAAGTCATCGAGGCGATCAAGGAGCGGCTGAGCAAGGCGCAGGAACTTCTGCCGGCCGATGTACAGATTAATGTCCTGCAGGACCAGTCGAGATATATTCACGCCGCCATGCACGAGATCCAGAACCACCTGGTGACCGGCAGTATTCTGGCCAGCATTGTGGTGCTGCTCTTCATGCGGTCCTGGCGTTCCACGCTGATCGCAGCGGTCGCCATTCCGACCTCGATTATTGGCGCGTTCGCCGTGATGAAGGCGCTCGATTTCTCGCTCAACAATGTGACGATGCTGGCCCTGGTGTTGATGGTCGGCGTGGTGATCGACGACGCGATTGTGGTGCTGGAGAACGTCTTCCGCATGATTGAAGAAAAAGGATTGCCGCCGGTCGCCGCGGCGATTCGCGGTACGCGGGAAATCGGCATGGCGGTGCTGGCCACGACCCTGTCCCTGGTGATTGTATTCCTGCCGGTGTCGTTCCTGTCGAGCGTGACAGGGCGTTTGCTGTTCCAGTTTGGCATTACGGCGACCGTCGCCATTTTGATCTCGATGCTGGTCAGCTTCACGCTCACCCCGATGATGTGCAGCCGCATGCTGCGCCCGGCCGTTCCCGTCGCGGGCGGCACGGCCGGTTCCCGTCGCGGTTTTTACGGTCTGCTCGAGTCTTCGTACATGCTGTGCCTGCGGCTGTCGCTCCGCTTTCGCTGGGCCGTGGTGGCGGTGGCGCTGGTGGTGATGGCGTCGAATGTGCCGCTGTATTCGCTGGTGAAACAGGATTACATTCCGACCAACGTCGACGAAGGCGAGTTTCAGGTGCGGATCTATGCTCCCGAAGGCGCCACGCCCAGCGCGATGGAACGGGTGCTGGACGAAGTCGAAACGGAGATTCGCTCCATCGAGGGGATCACCCATGTGCTCTCCACCATCGGCGCCGCCGCCGGCAGTATCCGCAGCGCCAACAGCGCCCAGTTGTACGTGCAGCTGGAGAATTTTGAGCAACGCACTTTTTCGCTGTCGCGACTGTGGAAGGCCTGCTGGCAAGGCGATCCCGCCCAGGCTTTCGCCGGAAACTACAACCAGCGCGTCAAAATGCAGGCGGTGCGAAACGTTTTTCGCGACCAGCCCGAACTGCGGGCGTCGGTCCGTAACTTGACTTCTTTCCGGCAGGGGGCGCCGGTCGATATCGACTTTATTACGACCGGTCCCAGCCTGAAAACGCTGGCCGAATACAGCGATCGCTTGCGTGAAAAGGCCTCTCAGATTCCCGGCATTGTCGACGCCGATACGACCTTGCGCATCGACAAGCCGAACCTGCTAGCGCACATCGATCGCGAACGGGCGGCCGTTATGGGCGTTGATATCCAGGCCATCGCGGAGACGCTGCGCATCGCCGTGGGCGGCGACGATCGGGTCTCTCGCTTTTACGACGACCAGGCCGACGACGCTTACGATGTGGAGCTGCGCCTGGTCGGCGTTGATCGGGGCGATCCGGCTTCCATCTCGCAACTGTATGTGCCGGCCCAGTCCCCGGCGAATTCCCTGTACGACCAGCCGCTGATGTCGGGACTGGGCGCCAGCGACGACGCCGTGGCTCTCACCCGGCTTGATAACCTGGTGCGTTTTGAAGAAGGCTACAGCCCTTCGCGAATCGACCGTTTTGATCGCCAACGCATGGTGGCCGTCAGGGCGAATGTGGATTCCGGCTATGCCCTGGCGGACCGTCTCACGGCGCTGCGGGCGGCGGCGGTCGAAGTCGGCCTGCCGCCAGGTTATTCCAACCAGGTGCTAGGGCGAGGGCGAGAGCTTGAGGAGACGCTCGACGATTTCTTCTGGACGTTGTTGCTGTCTTTCGTCTTCATGTACATCGTGCTGGCGGCGCAGTACGAGCACTTTATCCATCCGCTCACGATTCTGCTTTCGCTGCCGATCGCGGTGCCGTTCGGGCTGTTCAGTCTGTGGCTGGGCGGGGAAACGCTCAACCTGTTTTCCGCGCTGGGGATCCTGGTGCTCTTTGGCGTGGTCAAAAAGGCCGCCATCCTGCAGATCGATCATATGAACCAGTTGCGGCAGGACGGCATGCCGCGGGATGAAGCGATCTTCCAGGCGAATCGCGACCGGTTGCGGCCCATTCTGATGACGGCCATCTCCTTCATCGCCGGCATGCTCCCGCTGCTGATCGCCACTGGACCCGGAGCAGAGGAACGCCGTTCCATTGCGGTGCTGGTCGTCGGCGGGCAAACGTTGTCGCTGCTGCTGACTCTGGTGGCGGTCCCCGTGTTCTATTCGATCTTCGACGACTTCGGCAATCTTTTCTACCGCGCCCCGGCCGCTCGGGAAGAGGAACCGGCCGCTGAAGAAGACGCCGAACTGGCTGTCGCCCAGGCGGAGTAA
- a CDS encoding ATP-binding response regulator — protein sequence MTSKRAKILVVDDTHMARIQVGGLLAVCANWETVFAKDGQEALECIAADHFDLVLTDLVMPVMGGLELVERIKKLHPQMPVILMTSQGNEHIASDALRAGAASYIPKRMLGDNLVSTVRSVLDVCHERTSYSRIGPYLRSNRLQFVIGNDGGLISPLVHVLQEQMLNEAIVDESERIRVAIALEEALSNALYHGNLELSSELRESENDLYFEVAQQRRQIAPYLGRSILIEAIRNQEEVRIMIRDEGPGFDPTNLPDPTDPENLEKVHGRGLLLIRTFMDKVIHNDRGNEITLVKRTCAEPVEVDQSN from the coding sequence ATGACATCAAAAAGGGCCAAAATACTTGTCGTCGACGACACCCACATGGCACGTATCCAGGTGGGCGGTTTGCTCGCCGTCTGCGCCAACTGGGAAACGGTATTCGCCAAGGACGGACAGGAAGCGCTGGAGTGCATTGCCGCCGATCATTTCGACCTGGTGCTGACCGATCTTGTCATGCCAGTCATGGGCGGGCTGGAGTTGGTGGAGCGGATTAAAAAGCTGCATCCGCAAATGCCCGTGATCCTGATGACATCCCAGGGGAACGAACACATCGCCAGCGACGCGCTGCGCGCCGGGGCCGCCAGTTACATTCCCAAGCGGATGCTAGGCGACAACCTGGTATCCACCGTACGCTCCGTGCTGGATGTTTGTCACGAGCGGACGAGTTACTCGCGGATTGGACCGTATCTGCGGAGCAACCGCCTGCAGTTTGTCATCGGTAACGACGGCGGGCTGATCTCCCCTTTGGTGCATGTACTGCAGGAGCAAATGCTCAACGAAGCGATCGTCGATGAATCGGAAAGAATTCGCGTCGCCATCGCACTCGAAGAAGCGCTATCCAACGCCCTGTATCACGGCAACCTGGAGCTAAGTTCGGAACTGCGTGAGAGTGAAAACGATCTGTATTTTGAGGTCGCCCAGCAACGCCGGCAGATTGCTCCTTACCTGGGCCGCTCGATTCTGATCGAAGCGATTCGCAACCAGGAAGAAGTGCGGATCATGATTCGCGATGAGGGGCCAGGCTTCGATCCGACGAACCTGCCCGACCCGACCGATCCCGAAAACCTGGAGAAGGTCCACGGCCGCGGCCTGCTGCTGATTCGCACCTTTATGGACAAGGTCATCCATAACGACCGCGGCAACGAAATCACCCTCGTCAAACGCACCTGCGCCGAACCGGTCGAAGTCGACCAGTCGAACTAG